actggGGACTCTTTCAGACAAATAGGCTGAAAGGTTCAGTGCATTAACCCACATGTTGACACTAGGCTGCGAGTCATAGGGGGGCAACAGGGGGCTGCAGAGAATGACATATGGCTCAGGTCTTTGGGGTGCAAtaaacatacatgcatgcacaggCGAAAATACACAGGCATGTACAGACGCAAACACACAGCGAAGGAAGTGCTGTTATGGCTGCTTGGTTTATCTCTACTTCTCGGTGGATTTTCTCTGAAATCAACCTGGATCCTCAGCTGTCACAGATATAGTAGGTGAAAGTGGTCCTTCTAGGTGCTTTAGCTATACTTCAACGCTCCAGTCAGAGAGCTGCCACAACACAgctgtacatatgtgtgtgagagagctttGACATGAGCCCTCATTAAACTGAGGAAGagccacagacacaacacaaccacaaaaacagacagagatacagaaacagtctcacacacacacacacagggaggcgGGTCCTGTCGAGGGAAACAGTAACGGCAAAATGAAAACAGAGAATCTTCCACAGCACCTGTGTAGACAAGAGAGATTAAGAGATTGAGATCAACAGTGGTGCAACTTTGATCAGAAGACACAGACTCCTCCACTGAAATCATCGCTGAAGCCTACCAATGCAGTAGTGCCTTGTAAACTTAAAAACTACTCTGTAAAAAAAGGTTAATTGCACCGCCAAAGTTGGTTTTGGTTTATTGACAAAATCTTTACAATAACGATAAAATTTGACTTATTTCTATCCTTGTCCCTGGTGTTTTAACCGTCCATTAACCCTTATCTAGATGTAGACAGGATTTCCATGTCTAACCTAAGAAAAAGTGGAAACTAAGAACTAAAAACTGGAAAATTAAACCATAAAAGCAGCCAGTCAATAGAAGAAAATCAAGGCATTTATTGACACATGGGGATTTAACTGTAAATTGTATAAATTCTGAGCAATTCCAAACCTTGCCTCAGTGACTGAGCGTAAAGACAGAAGCATATCAGGTCTGTTTTCCATGAATCTgaatgagtatgtgtgtgtgagatagtcACTCACATCATAAGTGCAGCCTTTTACGCTCCCATTAGGTCATTAACAttacagcacatttaaaactgtcaaaaaaaaaaagagaaaaaagaaaagcccTCTTTACCCTTTTGCTCCATGAAGGAAGCACATGGAAAAAAGAGAATGAAAGGAAAATCTCTTTCATCTCTGTAGGCAACCTAAATCCTCACTGTAGCTGCAgccaaaaactaaattaaaaagaCTGGAGTGTTAGTGTTTAACAGGCCCAGCGCTGCGCTGAGAAGGGATGGAAGTTCTCTCATGCTTAACAATTTGTtcctctgctctctgctgtttGGATAGATCAAACCAATTAAAAACAtactcattctctctctctgtctctctctctcacacacacacacacacacacacacacacacacacacacaaacaagctcAAATATCAGAGGTACAATATCAAACAATATCCTTGTTTACCAAAATGTGCAAATTAACTGTGCCATTAATAAGAACATTGTTTGGGGATCCCAGGTTGTGAAAATCTTTGGGCTGCTGTTTATCATTTCCATTTTCCTTTCACACATCAAGTCTGCAGTTATAAATGTTAATAAGTCATTGAAAAAGGGTTTTAATCATCAAAATTGAAAGTTGTTAATAAGTTGTTGATAAATGGATTTCGGTCCTGAATGTCTGCAGACTATTTCTAGAGGCGAAGTGCTAAAACTGATGCAACCAGTCAATAGGATTTTTTAACaaccaaacaaaacatttttcttgTTATTACTTATAACTGATTTATAAAGCATTGGAAAATGATTTATTAGCCATTAATAACCAGTGTTGGTAGCTATTTTAGATCTTTTGTTTAATTAAACGCAGCAATCCCACGatatactccattacaagtaaaagccctgcattcATAACGTTACTCAAGTACAAAAGTATTCGCAGCAAAACGTACTTACGGCAGAATTGTTCCTGTCAGGGTAGTATCGTTATTATTGATGATTACTGTGTAACTTGTTTGAACTATGTTGGGTAGTTTTAAATCTACaacaatacattacattttataagatggttatatattttaatgcaaAAATGTACCCCTTCATAAAGGGTCTTATTATACAATGATACTGAATTGATCCAGCTCAATTTACAAGCACAGAGCGTCAAACACTATTTTCAGAGTGTGCCTGTGGGAGATGAGTGCAGGAAGGAACCAATTCAGGTTTCAGGGTCAGAGGTTAAAAGAGCCATTCATGAATTCTCGAGGCATTTGCTTAATATAGGAACTCTTACTTAACACTTGCCAGACTTTGGAGTCTGTGTAAGAAACTAAAATGAAACTAACGGGATAATACAACCATAATGAACACGAGAAACCACACCACTGATGAAGTCATGTACTGTAGCTGCAGCCTCAGAGAGCGGATCACGCAGCCAGAAGAGCATTAGCAAAGGCCTGAGAATGGAGGCGCCAACAGCTGTGATTTAACTGAGGGATGATGATCCTCAGCAGTGACAGAACCTCATTTGGTCTCCTGGTGGCCTGCATACCTCGGCTTCCAGCAGGCAATATACCCCCCAGGGATCCTAAAATACACGGGCAGGCCAGGCCTCGGCCCAACCCACCAGCCAGCCGTGAGGAGGGGCAGCAGCCAGGGAgatgggagagaggagagaggaagggcCAGGGGCAGGAAGCAAGCCTGGACAAGCTAGTCAGCTCCCTAGTCCTCTAGACGacagccagactgacaacagaGCAGGAATGTTAACCTCCTAGAAGCTTTTTTAGTGTGTCTGCttgcattaaaaacagttttgcAGCAGCAATTCCCAAATGTTATCAGGCTAAATGACGTAGCTGACAGAGATTGCACAGAACACCCAGAAGTCACATATGGTCGCTGTGTTCTTTTTCTGTGGCCGACTGCCTTTATTTAGCCATACTTCAGTCCTCAGACCACTTCTAAATGAGTAGGGGTTAATTTAGGATTCATGGCTTGATCGGACCATCAGGGTCATTGAGGCCATTATCTGTTCACATGTTCAGGATGTGACTGACACACTCTGGTCACATGAGGTCACTGCATCAGACATTTTCAACATCAGAGGGCGCAGTTTCCTATTTTAGTTTATgagggaaaaaagtcatacacaGCTCCCACAACACATTATGCCTAAACAATTAAATAAAGGAAATGGTTGTAATTTAGCATCTTCATACTTTCTTGGAATAATAACTAATTGCTTGTGATCTTACACTCATGAACAAACAGCTGCTATGAATAATGTAATGCACGGGGTTAGTCATTTTAATGAGAAGAAAAATCTTCCTTCAACATCAGCAGCCTCCGCAGTTATCACCAACATAACAGATATCCCCACCTGACAGACATTTATGGAATCaaccacaaacacatacagacttaaaaacaataaacatgAGGATATTGGACATATATGGAAAGGTGAACGAATAAAAATTTAAATGCTTGGAATATGTTTCGTAATTTGTAATATGTCATTttaccattttattttaacCCCCTTATTTAGCATTCATAAGCACTgtataaacatttaataaatggttCATAACACACTATAATGTAGTCATTGACggatttaaatgtgtgtgttaattTGTCAACAACTATAAAACCTGTGGGCAACAATAAGTGGAGGCTGCGCTAATGAATGATAATTCCgtaaatataatttaataatataaCATGTCTTCATAGGAGAAGTTAGAATAGTTGACAACCACTTTAAAATGTCCTGTTTACAACAGTATTGTGTTCTAAACCAtgtattaaacattttttgagCTTTCAAATGCTAAGTAGGGGCAGTTAAAGTGTAGCAAAACTATTCTGAGTTTTAGCACTTTTACAGCAATTTATAATTCTGCATTTTTAGATATTCAATTCATTCTATATAGTGTTGAAACTGTGTGCAGCAGATGGTGGATGGTTCGTGAACTCTTGAAGATGTATGCTTGGcgaaaaaaaaattgttctaCAAAAGATGATTTAGTCGCACTAGGTGAGAAATTACATACATGTATTAAATGGCACCAGCCTACCTGAGGAGGGATTCAAATAATTAAGGCTCAGTCCCTGCTGTCTGGGTATTAAGACTATATTCTATAAACCCTCCAACAACAAGCTCATGACCTCCATTCACTTTCTATccaattttaaaaaacaaaatggaataATGACGCCACGTTTTTAACTTCCATCAGCCTGTTTAGAGGAAGAATTTGTGTTTCAAAAGTGCAAATGTTTCAGTTCATCAAACTGCGTTGTTTTGGTTCTGACCACTACTGATCTGTATCACACATACAGACGAGCTGCGTGAATCAATGAGGCCTATGTAGTTACTGCTCTGTAAAAACAGGAGGACGCAGGACTAAAGAGTTTGAGTTTGTAGGCAGTCATCATCGGAGACGGGGGAAGATTCTGATGAAGAGGATCATGCTGATGAAGGTGAAGGAGACCAGGATCAGCATCAGCCACAGCAGCCAGTTAACGGACTTTTTGGTGTGCTGCTCCAGTCGCTCCGACTCCGTCTTCAGCTTCTCAAAGTTCATGTCTGCCTGACGCATAGACTGGCTCAGAGTCTGGGAgggagagaacacacacacacagctaattaTGCAAACATAGAGATAAatattaaacacacaaacatacaactCTGCTTTCTTATTCAGAGACTGCTGAACTAGTTTTCATGTAGAGGGTTCATAGGTTGGTTGGGAATGTAATTTGTCTTATATCGCCCACGTGTGGACAGAATCAGGTGAGACGCATGGCATCAGCAGAAGTAAACGTCTGAGGAACAGAAACATCAACTTAAAACctaaaaaactttcaaaaatacaTCTACTGTATGTCAAAAACCATTTCTCACAGAAAATGCAAATATCTGACATATGAAAACATATTGGCAAAAATTCAACATTGCTTGGTTAATGTTGAAGTCTGacatagagctgggcaataaaCCAAAAATACAATACACTGTTAACGAGTAATCGACAGACACTAATTTTGTGTCActaacttctcagtccctccccccctatccgctaaagcccaaaacggtctcctaagcccctccccccacaagggagaattaatgcgtatgcatgagcagtgattgacacacagttagatgATTGGAGCATCTGAACAGGAAGCTGTGGAATTTTGTaaattgcactacaggctgtaggtggtgccagaggagattttttttatttttattacctgcttcatgtagttctactcgaacatagggtcagtttcagcaaatatgacagaaagttagttttataaatctTACCTACTCCACCTTTAAAGACAAACTCTTTGaatcaaggttttttttttaatcatcttcATATAAGTGATTCTTTTTTCCACCGTTAAGTTATTTTAGTAACCATAACGTTGTCAATACAGTGTGATGAATACTGCGATAGTGTCTGTGCAGTTACCTGGTTGTCCTGTTTGATGATGTTCTGTGCTGCCAGAGTGTTGTTCTTCAAGTTGCGGGCCAGGTGAAGCATGTCCTCAGCAAGTTTCTCCTGCAGGTTGTGGTGGTGTTGCAGGACGGCCTCCAGCTCTGCAGCAGACTGACGCTCATCCAGAGGAAGACCTCTGCACAAGGTGGGACAGCCTGGTTAACATTTTGATTTTGGGCACAGTTACAACAAAAAGTGATACAAGTTCCTAGTTTGCCATAGTTTGAAAAGCAGTTGGCAGTGAGGAGGGATTTATGATTTAACAGAGCTTGGAACGAGCCTGAACTTTACAGCAGCAATCACGGTTTGTTACAGCCCTATATGTAgctaaataaatacagtatacattAGTTCTTTGAGACAAGAAATAATATGTGCAGCTTTACCTTCTGTTTCGCAAGTCGGTTTCTGACATGCCTatagagaggaaaggagaactTCATCATATCACTCTCAATCAGAAGATTAGCCTGTTTAAATATTAAGTATCATTTTTCAGTCAAGACACTGAATTTAAGATGCCTTTGTATTAAAACTATTTCTTACCTTTGCCTGATACCCCCTGTAAGGACACAAAAGAAGGACATGTGTGAATTGGACAGAACGGGGCCTtaattatttattcttttaatcTAGTTTTTCTACCAAACATTATAAGTATTTCATTTGGAAAGCCAAACTCTAAAATGCAGTGCAGCCTAGGGGCTAAACTGTCCAACTTTGAAATGGTGAACAAATTGTAAATTGACTACTATCTGGAGGTGgagtcaattcaattgtatttatagtatcaaatcataacaagcgttatctcaagacactttacagatagagtaggtctagaccacactctataacatACAAgaaggacccaacaattctagtaaatcccccaagagcatgcatttagtgcgacagtggcgaggaaagtAGTGAGCAAAACAATGCAGATGTCATCCATCAGCTTTTATTTCTACAGCGTTTAAATCTCAGTAGTGAACCTTATATCTTGACCACTCTGCATTTTAGCTCAACCGTGTACATCTCATCCTACCGTGCCAAGCAGCTCGTCCCTCATCTCTCCTGTACACCGGGCCTTCGTCTGCATGTGGACAGTTTTAGAGACAGGCATCCTCTCGTTGGCTATTGTGGGTGTTCGTCCGGGGGCGAGGAACTGATTAGCTAAAGCTTTTTCTGTTGGTGAAGACTGTGAACGAGGACAGCAACGACATGAGATCAAAAAACTGTCTGAACAGGAGAAAGTACTGCCATGAATATTAAAGTG
This sequence is a window from Sander lucioperca isolate FBNREF2018 chromosome 11, SLUC_FBN_1.2, whole genome shotgun sequence. Protein-coding genes within it:
- the use1 gene encoding vesicle transport protein USE1 isoform X1, which produces MASYCCDGVSVSNMASRLEINFIRLLSRCESIASEKRGETEWRLEKYVGALEEMLVALRKSLSKPTAEMLTEYTRKVDFLKGLLEAEKLSSPTEKALANQFLAPGRTPTIANERMPVSKTVHMQTKARCTGEMRDELLGTGVSGKGMSETDLRNRRGLPLDERQSAAELEAVLQHHHNLQEKLAEDMLHLARNLKNNTLAAQNIIKQDNQTLSQSMRQADMNFEKLKTESERLEQHTKKSVNWLLWLMLILVSFTFISMILFIRIFPRLR
- the use1 gene encoding vesicle transport protein USE1 isoform X2 yields the protein MPAINPTFMKYVGALEEMLVALRKSLSKPTAEMLTEYTRKVDFLKGLLEAEKLSSPTEKALANQFLAPGRTPTIANERMPVSKTVHMQTKARCTGEMRDELLGTGVSGKGMSETDLRNRRGLPLDERQSAAELEAVLQHHHNLQEKLAEDMLHLARNLKNNTLAAQNIIKQDNQTLSQSMRQADMNFEKLKTESERLEQHTKKSVNWLLWLMLILVSFTFISMILFIRIFPRLR